One genomic region from Bacillus sp. SLBN-46 encodes:
- a CDS encoding diacylglycerol kinase family protein: MDLQDKRKPQPLLGSFSYAVTGILTALHSERNMRIHLISSIVVFLLSIFFSITRMEWIVILFAIGGMFSLELINTAIERVVDLVTKEYHPLAKQAKDIAAGAVFLYAVLSVIVGSIIFIPYIFKLFK, translated from the coding sequence ATGGACTTACAAGATAAAAGAAAGCCACAACCACTGCTGGGGTCATTTTCATATGCTGTTACAGGGATCCTTACCGCGCTTCATTCAGAGAGGAATATGAGGATTCATTTGATCAGCTCGATAGTGGTCTTTCTCTTGTCCATCTTCTTTTCAATAACAAGAATGGAATGGATAGTCATCCTTTTCGCTATTGGCGGTATGTTCTCCTTAGAGTTAATAAATACTGCTATTGAAAGGGTGGTGGATCTCGTAACGAAGGAATACCACCCTCTCGCAAAACAAGCAAAGGATATAGCGGCAGGGGCTGTATTCCTTTATGCGGTTCTTTCAGTGATCGTTGGAAGTATCATTTTTATTCCATACATATTTAAGCTATTCAAGTAG
- a CDS encoding cytidine deaminase: MNIEQLIEEAKKARDKAYVPYSKFGVGAALLTTDGKVYHGCNIENAAYSMCNCAERTALFKAYSEGDRNFQLLAVVADTDRPCSPCGACRQVISELCPRDMKVILTNLKGDIQEITVEELLPGAFSPEDLHAE; encoded by the coding sequence GTGAACATCGAACAATTAATTGAAGAAGCAAAAAAAGCAAGAGATAAAGCTTATGTTCCGTATTCCAAATTTGGAGTTGGAGCAGCCTTATTAACAACAGATGGAAAAGTATATCATGGTTGTAATATTGAAAATGCCGCATATAGTATGTGCAACTGCGCAGAACGCACAGCTTTATTTAAAGCCTATTCTGAAGGTGATCGGAATTTTCAATTGCTCGCCGTTGTTGCCGATACAGATCGCCCATGTTCTCCTTGTGGAGCGTGTAGACAAGTAATATCCGAACTTTGTCCAAGAGACATGAAAGTTATATTAACGAACCTAAAAGGGGATATTCAGGAAATTACAGTCGAAGAATTATTGCCTGGTGCCTTTTCTCCGGAGGACTTACATGCAGAATAA
- the ybeY gene encoding rRNA maturation RNase YbeY: MTLLIDCADETNELSEEQMLDVERILAFAAKKLNVEEHSEVSVTYVTNERIHEINREYRDKDTPTDVISFAMEELGEGEVELKGVDMPRVLGDIIISVPKTREQAEEYGHSFQRELGFLAIHGFLHLLGYDHMTEEEEKEMFTLQKEIFNEYGLTR, translated from the coding sequence ATGACTTTACTAATTGATTGTGCTGACGAGACGAATGAATTATCTGAAGAACAAATGCTTGATGTGGAAAGGATTTTAGCGTTTGCCGCTAAGAAACTAAATGTTGAAGAACATAGTGAAGTGTCTGTAACATACGTTACAAATGAAAGAATTCATGAAATAAACCGAGAGTATCGTGATAAGGACACTCCAACAGACGTTATTTCTTTTGCTATGGAAGAACTAGGTGAAGGTGAAGTGGAGCTAAAGGGTGTGGATATGCCTCGAGTCTTAGGAGATATCATCATCTCTGTCCCTAAAACAAGGGAACAGGCGGAAGAGTATGGTCATTCCTTTCAAAGAGAGTTAGGTTTTTTAGCGATACATGGATTTTTGCATCTCTTAGGATATGATCATATGACTGAAGAGGAAGAAAAAGAAATGTTTACATTGCAAAAGGAAATTTTTAACGAGTATGGACTTACAAGATAA